In Silene latifolia isolate original U9 population chromosome 6, ASM4854445v1, whole genome shotgun sequence, the genomic window cttAAGACAGTTTGATATTTTTTTACTTAGTTctatgtatgcccaggtctaataggtcggagattataccttttgatcctTAAATAGAGAGGCTTTTCGGTACAGACggaatttttagagagaaattagtCAGGTGGAAGATTTGAGTACACTTGACGCCAAGTACGAGCTTTTTACATTTACAGAAGATCAGTCCTCAGAAGAGGACAAGCTAATTTCTGCCATAGAACCAAGGGATTCAAGCTCCCTACTACTGATAAAGGAACTTTTAAGATTCGCCAAtcctacatcaatttggtggagcgAAACTTGTTTGGAGGAGGAGCTAATGAGGATCatgccaagcatatggagaatTTTACTGATTATTGTTGCCCCATTCCACTGACTGTTGGAGTAACTCAAAATCAAGTGAAGCAGGTTCTATTCCCTTTTTCCTTGCGAGATGGTGCGGCCGAATGGTTGCGTGATTTAGATATGAAGGCTCATGGTGTTGCTAGTTGGAATACCTTAACTCTTGCGTTGTATAAGAGGTATTTCCCACCCGAGAAAACTAATGCACTACGGAGTcaaattacaagttttaaacagGGTTCAACTGAAGACCTTAATGAGGTATGGGTCCGTTTTAAAAGGTTGGTTTTTTATGTTCCCCACCATGGATTTCatatttggttcctttgcaaccaattttataatgggttatTGTGGACATTGGTCGCCCGCGCCGGGCGCTGTTtttgaggcggcggcacttctcccacagaAACTTTGTTTGCCAAAGCTTGTCATGGGCCGTTActgattggtgaggcattgaaacgaGTGAAAGATTGAATAagtctgcatttgtggagtcgccactaatttattgcggaaaaatgagaaactgttcgaatacctcatatcatgtcaagacacgaagtagtgacatgaacactaagaactcgttacccttagcattccatgtcaagaatgactctcgagatgccaatggacacggatgtccagagataactggagtaaggggtgagggtacgtgttaggaagctctttaattcgaacacctaatcccgcccgcctcaatagcggcctctactaatgattagggaaattgttcatatttgatatgtcgtcgatgtaatgcatgcaatgcaacaaacatatattaatcctagcatgtgaaattagactatgtcggttaacacgtaattttaGCAAACAATGTGGTCGAAGTTGaaaattagattaattacatgtgaatgccatacaattaaatcatacattaTAATAATTACGAATAatgataaaataattaaaattacaagaacTACAAGGTTTATTTCATCAACGTCAGAAAcacgctcaaagacgggattttgaagaagaaaaaaaggagaaaaaataaaattagaattaaaatacgggaatacgtcagattagaggtgataatacgaataatagttgattttaactgtaattagaagctacgtcaaagcgagaaagagtacAGGGACATAAGctaacccagaacaggcgcaacatctgttgCGTCCTGTGGACGTGGCGCAACACTTTCTGCGTCTATTCTAGAGCTGGGCTCTGGCTTTGAAGTCAGAATCGCAACATCGTTATCGTTCATgggtagattttttttttttggtgaaatgtaagaattCTCATTAAGCACAAACCAAGGTTACAATGAAACATCATAAGTTATACTAGCTTACATCAAGATTTGTTCAAGCCATTGCCTATCACTACTCGTCTTAAGCCTACTCACTTGTCCTAACAATTTAATTTTCATCAAGGCTTTACATTGTAGAGCAAGAGTATCAGGACGTAACAGAACTCCTTCTAGCCTAGCAGCATTTCTTTGTTGCCATATAGCATAATAGCCACACATGATGACAGCTACACAAACCAGTTTCTTAACGGCAGGCCATTTCCTTCTTCCTAGCCAAATGATTGCATTCCCAGATGGAACAGGAATATGTAACCAGCAGCACAGTGAGTTCAGGACAGCAAGAGCATATCTGCATTTCTGAAAGAGGTGTGAGGTAGTCTCCTGATCAGTACCACAAAAACAACACAGGTCATCAGGACAGATACCAAGCTTATATAGACGATCTTTGGTGTTTAAGGCATTCTTCAGAATGAGCCAGTTTAGGAAAGAATGCTTAGGAAGCGCCCAATTACACCAAACAAGTTTAGCCCAGCCAACTTTTGGAGCCTTGTGACGAAGCCACTGATAGCCAGACTGCACATTATAACCTTTAACATCAGCAAGCCAATTTCTATTCAGGAAACCAGTAGAGAGTACATCCCTGGTCCTACATATTGCCTACCAATTGCTACTCAGATGGGACTTGGGAAAATATGTAGCCCAGGGACATCCTTTTAAGAATAGCAGATGCACCCATTTCACCCAAAGACTGTCTGGCTTGCTATAAATCCACCACACTAATTTACCAATAGAAGCAACATTCCATTGAAAACTATCTCGAATACCCAAACCTCCCTCCTGATTGCCCATAGGTAGATTTATAATGGATTATCAATTttagactcaaattgaagtgctttaattgattacatgcatCTGGGCAACTCATAAACGAATAAAAAAATGAGAATTTAGAGCAGTTTACATAATTAATGATGAACTCATGTCGGAAATATAAAAAGGACGAACTTGAGGTTAGATTAACGAAACTGGACAAgtaagaaaacttatgtatcaattTATGATTTTAGAACATCGaaatgaacaactcgaaacccagAAGAATCagtttgaattaaaacggcgaaaacccgcaagtattgaattactcgggattaaggacggtTTAAGCATTGTAATAAAAAAGGATTAGTTGAAATAGAATTTATAcactaaaaattacaaaaggaacgcaaggaaagaaaaaaaggaaaattgcaggaagtcgaggaaaaagaaaaggagcaggagcaggaagaaacccctggaagaggcgcagaagatggtgcgatccttcaaagaggcgcagcttctgctgcgtttcttctcgacgtctgacttCCGCTGCTTtgtaaaaaacggttttaaaatatggattttaaatcggtttttgaACGTGCTATTGGTATAGATCTaaattaattgatacaaaataaaagtacaataataaaatgggatttacaccctcagacttacatgctgGACGAAATGGGATTGACTAAAGTTAacattagtgattgctcgactcgaatatgcgtggaaagtgccctcgttagaggatttaaa contains:
- the LOC141588228 gene encoding uncharacterized protein LOC141588228, whose amino-acid sequence is MGNQEGGLGIRDSFQWNVASIGYNVQSGYQWLRHKAPKVGWAKLVWCNWALPKHSFLNWLILKNALNTKDRLYKLGICPDDLCCFCGTDQETTSHLFQKCRYALAVLNSLCCWLHIPVPSGNAIIWLGRRKWPAVKKLVCVAVIMCGYYAIWQQRNAARLEGVLLRPDTLALQCKALMKIKLLGQVSRLKTSSDRQWLEQILM